The following is a genomic window from candidate division KSB1 bacterium.
CGTTCCAGTAGAAGACGATGATACCCCGGGAACATTGGCCGCCCGAGTTTTGGAGCAAGAGCATAAGATTTACGTTGAAACGTTGCAGCTTTTTGCGGAGAACAGAATTGAAGTTCAGGGCAGACAAGTCATTATCAAATAAAACTTGGGTTACAGAGAACATCAAGAATCACCAGTTCACAAGAGTAAAAAATCTTAAGAAAATGGATTAGTACCATATTGTGTATCTTTGATAGCTTCATGTCAACAAGTTTTAAGAAAGAGGAGGAGGTTATATGCCCAAAATTAGACGGGCATTAATTAGTGTTTTTGATAAAACAGGAATAGTTGAGTTAGCAGCAGTCTTAAAAGAAAACAACATCGAAATCATCTCAACTGGCGGTACTGCCAAACACCTCAAAGAAAATGATATAGAAACCCGACCTATTAGTGACGTCACCGGTTTTCCTGAAATTTTGGGCGGCCGGGTAAAAACTCTGCATCCAAAAATTTTCGGAGGACTTTTGTCTCTCCGCGAAGATGCTTCCCATATGGAGGAGAGCAATCAGCACAGCATCGACCTGATCGATTTGGTCGTTGTAAATCTTTATCCCTTTGTTCAAACTATTTCAAAGGACAACTTCACCACGTTAGAAGCACTGGAAAACATCGACATTGGCGGTCCGACCCTGATTCGTGCCGCTGCAAAAAATTATCTTGATGTGACTGTGGTGACTTCGCCGAACCAATATGAAACGGTTACAAACGAGATCAAAAAGAACCAGGGCGAGACCTCTAATGAGCTCCGGAAAACCCTTGCCGCTGCAGCATTTGAATTGACTTCCCGGTACGATTCATGTATTAATAATTATCTTGACTCGGAGACCGGCTCTGGGCCTGGTTTCCCCGAACAAATCGAATTTCAATTAGAAAAAATTCAAGGTTTACGATATGGTGAAAATCCTCATCAGCGTGCCGCTTTATACAAAAGAAACGGCGAAGCGCGGGCAGGACTTGTAAATGCAAAACAGCTGCACGGCAAAGAGCTTTCGTTTAACAATTTTATCGATTTGGACGCGGCCTTAGGAATTGTGCAAGAATTTTCCAAACCCTGTGTCGTTGTGATCAAACACACAAATCCTTGCGGGGTTGCTACCGCGGAATCTCTTTTAGAATCTTATCTCAATGCTAAAGCGACTGACCCGGTTTCATCCTTTGGCGGAATCGTCGGTTTGAACCGTCCGGTAGACAATGAAACGGCCCGGGCGATTTCAGAAGTTTTTACCGAAGCGATCATTGCCCCGGGTTACGACGCAGAAGCCTTGGAAACTTTAAATGCCAAAAAGAATTTAAGGCTTCTTGAAGCCAAAGATATTCTGAATCCAATGTCGAAAGAGTACGATATTAAACAAGTTCAAGGTGGATTGCTTTTACAAGATCAAGATTTTTTTAATATTAACGATATTAATTTTAAAGTGGTTACCAAGCGTCAACCGACAGAAGACGAGTGGGCGGCGCTGAAATTTGGCTGGCGTGTCTGCAAATGGGTGAAATCCAACGCCATCGTTTATGGGACTAAAGATAGAACAATTGGAATTGGCGCCGGGCAAATGTCGCGGGTCGATTCCTCAAAAATTGCTGTTGAAAAAGCCAGACGAATGGGCCTGAGCGTTAAAGGAACTTCCATGGCTTCGGATGCCTTTTTTCCGTTTAGAGACGGAATAGACGCAGCCGCCAAAGCAGGCGCCCGATCTGTCATCCAACCCGGAGGCTCAATTCGTGACGAAGAAGTCATTCAGGCTGCTGATGAACATGACATGGCCATGGTTTTCACCGGAGTACGGCATTTCAGGCATTGAGATTTAAATGCGAGTATGATTTTTTTTGTGACATATGATACCACCAATTTTTCTTTTATATAGAGGAATTCAAAAAAGAGGAAACTATTAACACATGGACGAAGGTAAGGAATCATTCTGGAACAAATTTTTTGTCAATGATATCGCCATTGACCTTGGTACGGCCAACACTTTAGTTTATGTGAAAGGGCGCGGCATTTTAATCAATGAGCCCTCAATAGTCGCTATCCGCAGGGGCGATCAAGAAATTCTTGCTTACGGTAGCGAGGCGAAGACAATGATGGGGCGAACTCCCGGAGATTTGGTCACTGTCAGACCTCTCAAAGACGGAGTAATTGCTGATTTTGATCTCGCAGAAAAAATGATCCGTCATTTCATTAAGAAAGTGCAGACCAACCGTTTTTTGAGGCCAAGGATTGCAATTTGTATTCCTTCTGGTATCACTGAAGTTGAAAGACGGGCGGTTCGAGACTCCGCAGAACACGCTGGTGGTCGCGAAATTTATCTTATTCAAGAGCCGATGGCTGCGGCCCTTGGGGTTAACTTGCCAATTGAAGAGCCGATCGGAAACATGGTCGTTGATATCGGCGGCGGAACAACTGAGATTGCAGTTATCTCTTTGTCGGGGATTGTCACGGACATTTCAATCCGAATTGGCGGTGACGAAATGGATGAGGCCATCATTCAGTATTTCAAGAAAGAGTACAACTTGCTGATTGGGGAGAATACCGCTGAAGCCATAAAGATTACAATGGGGTCGGCTGCGCCATATAAAACTGAAGACGTCAAGAGAATTAAAGGCCGGGATCTGGTTGATGGGATCCCAAAAACAGTTAAAGTCTACGCTAAAGAAATTCAGGGCGCGTTATCGGAATCAGTCGGCTATATTGTTGATGCGATCAAGCTTTGTTTGGAACGGACCCCTCCGGAACTTGCCTCTGATATTCTGGATCGCGGGATTGTTCTTACTGGCGGCGGCGCATTATTGACCGGTTTGGATGAGCGGTTGCGAATAGACACAGAGCTGCCAATTATAATTGCAGATGATCCTTTGACCTGCGTTGTTTTGGGAACCGGCAAAATTTTTGACAATCTTAATGAGTATCAAAAAATATTAAGTAACAGCAAAAAATATTGAGATGCGCCATTTCAGTGAGTGGTTTATTGCTCGAAGAGACTATCTTACTCTCATCACTGCAGTCCTTGTCTCCATTATTTTAATGTTTTCCAATGAGGGTCGCCTAACCGAAACGGTCAGGGTCTGGACCCTTGCGGGGTTCGGCGTCACATTAGAAAAATTTTCCGTCCTGCAAGAATTAAACAATATTCATGAGGAAAACCAATGGCTCCGGCGCAGGAGTGCTGAGTTGATGCTCGAAAACAGCAGCCTGAAAGAGGCTCAGCTGGAAAATCAAAGACTGCGTCAATTGCTGGACTTTAAATTTGAAAGTCAACTTGATTTAATTGCAGCCAAAGTTATTGGTAAAAAGGAAAGCGGTTTTCTCAATTCCGTCGTTTTGGATGCTGGAAAAGCGGAGGAGATTAAGAAAAATATGGCCGTGGTTACTGCTCAAGGTCTTGTCGGAAAAGTTCTGCAGGTGGGTAAAAATCACTCAACAGCTGAGTTGCTTCTTGACCGGAATTTCAGGGTTAGCGCTATGGTGCAGCGAAGCCGCGTAAACGGCATTATTAAATGGATTGAAGGTGAAAAGGTTGTTTTGTCGGAGGTCCCCAAACGCTCTGACGTTAAAGTAGATGATCTGGTTATTACATCAGGTTTAAGTTTCATCTTCCCCGGTGGACTCAAAGTTGGAAAAGTGATCGATGTTGAGAGAGAAAAAAAAGGCATGTTTATGGTAATTACGGTAAAACCTGCAGTTGACTTTACAAAACTGGAAGAGGTTTTCGTAATTAGAAATCGAGAATTCTCCACCCAAGCTCAATAGATGACCTTCATTTTCTATATCGCTTTTTTTATCCTTTGTATTATCTTACAAATAACGATCATTCCGTTATTTTCCATTAAAGGTATATCCCCTGATTTAATTCTTATCCTCGTAATTTCGGTTTCGATTCAAAGGGGAAAATTTTGGGGAGTGGTCGCCGGGTTTTCGGCTGGCCTGGTTTTTGATGCGTTTGGTACAGCATTTGTTGGTCTTTCTTCTTTTGTGAATTCAATTTCCGCTTTTGTTGCTGGATTTCTGCTTGGCGAACAATTAGAACAACGTTTTGGCGTTATCGTGGGTTTAATACTCGTCTCTTTGCTAATTCACGACTTTCTATATTATACAATTCTTTCTATCGGGATATCGATTGGCTTTTGGGCTACTTTATTTAAACATGTCGTGCCGCAGTCATTTTATACCCTAATTTTTATGGTTATTATTCACATGGTCTTGCCAAAAGGATTATGGGCGCCAGTTAAAAAATATTAGAATTTTTTATGTATCAGGACTTATCCAATCTGAAAAGGTTTTACATTCTCTTTACGCTGGTGCTGTTTGCTATTTTAATTGTGCGAACCGGCCAGCTGCAGCTTTATCAGTGGGATAAGTATTTTCGGGAATCGGAAAAAAATAGAATTCGGGATATCATCATTGAACCTCTTCGCGGCCTTATTTTCGATCGGAATGGAGAGATCCTGGTTGACAACCGTCCGAACTATTCAGTTTCAGTTGTGCCTTATGAATTTCTTAAGGCTGACAGCGCCATCATCTTACTTTCCGAAATTCTTAACCAAAGGCCAGATGCTTTGAAAAAGAAAATCAATGAAGATAAGCGCGGCAACTTTTCGCCTGTAAAAATCAACCGTCAAATCGATTTTAAAGTTTTGAGTGCAATAGAGGAGCGCCGCCTGGATTTGCCGGGAGTCTTTTACAATACTGAATCAAGAAGATATTACCCCGGTGGGATTAAGGCGCCTCATTTATTTGGCTATCTCGGTGAAATAACCTCTGCGGAATTAAAAAAATTTAAAAATGCCAATTACAAGCAAGGCGATTCCATTGGAAAAAATGGCATTGAGCTGCAAGATGAAGAATATTTGCGAGGCACACCAGGAGTTAAATATATTGAAGTTGATGTTTTGGGTCGTGAGGTAAGAAACCTAACTGGGTTGGGAGGCCAGTCTTCGGATCCGGGCCGGAATTTATTTTTGACGATCGATGTGGCGATACAGAAATATTTGGAAGATGTCATGGCGGACAGAAAAGGCGCCGCGGTGGTATTAGACCCAAGAAATGGCGAGGTTTTGGCTTTGATGAGTAAGCCCGACTATGATCCGGAGATATTTTCCAATCCCTTGACCCCGGAAACCTGGAATCAGTTGGTCAATCATGAGAATAAACCTCTTTATAATCGTGCTTCCCAGAGTTTATTTCCACCTGGTTCGACCTACAAATTGGTATTGGCTGCGGCCGGTCTGGAAACAGGCGACATCAATTTAGAAGAAAATATTTTATGCACCGGCGCACATCGTCTTGGCAATCGGTTGTTTCATTGTTGGAAGAAAACCGGCCACGGAGAAGTTAATTTCATGGCCGCGGTAGAGCAATCCTGCAATGTCTACTTTTGGGAAAAAAGCCGGGATATCGGCCTGGAAAAGTGGTCTGAATTTTCGCGAAACTTTCAATTCGGTAGACCTACTAAAATCGATTTGCCGAATGAAAGTGCGGGGTTGGTACCAACCAAAGAATATTTTGATCGGAAATATGGCGAAAAAAAGTGGACTCGAGGATTGGTTTTAAATCTTGTGGTTGGACAGGGAGATTTATTAACCACACCACTGCAAATGGCACAATTTGCGATGATTTTGGGAAATGAGGGCGTTTTATTCCGGCCTCATCTTATAAAGAAAAATCAGGACCCTTTAACTGGAGAGGTCGTTTTTACCAAAGTTGATTCAATTCAAATTCGAGGTACTTCTAAAAAGACTTACCGAACGATAAAGCAGGGAATGAATTTGGTGGTGAACGGCGTGAAAGGCACGGCTAAATCAGCGCGGATTCGCGGCGTGACTGTTTGTGGAAAAACCGGTACGGCTCAGAATCCTCATGGTAATTCCCACGCATGGTTTATTGGATTTGCCCCGATGGATAAACCGAAAATTGCTTTATGCATTATGGTGGAAAACGGCGGCTCTGGTGGAGCAGTTGCTGCGCCAATTGCCGGCGGCGTTTTATCGATTTACTTCAAAAAATAAAAATTTTGCATCACGAAACTAAGCTTTAGTTATGCTTTCTGAACACAAATCAATTCGACATTTAGATTTCAAGCTCCTTGCAACAGTGGTGGTTCTTATGCTATGCGGATTGATAGCGATTTACAGCGCGACGTTTGTCGATTCTCAGGCGGGGCAACTTAATTTTAAAAAGCAGGTTATCTGGGGCGTGCTCGGGCTGTTGGTTTTGGTGGGGACGA
Proteins encoded in this region:
- a CDS encoding phosphoribosylglycinamide formyltransferase, translating into VPVEDDDTPGTLAARVLEQEHKIYVETLQLFAENRIEVQGRQVIIK
- the purH gene encoding bifunctional phosphoribosylaminoimidazolecarboxamide formyltransferase/IMP cyclohydrolase; the encoded protein is MPKIRRALISVFDKTGIVELAAVLKENNIEIISTGGTAKHLKENDIETRPISDVTGFPEILGGRVKTLHPKIFGGLLSLREDASHMEESNQHSIDLIDLVVVNLYPFVQTISKDNFTTLEALENIDIGGPTLIRAAAKNYLDVTVVTSPNQYETVTNEIKKNQGETSNELRKTLAAAAFELTSRYDSCINNYLDSETGSGPGFPEQIEFQLEKIQGLRYGENPHQRAALYKRNGEARAGLVNAKQLHGKELSFNNFIDLDAALGIVQEFSKPCVVVIKHTNPCGVATAESLLESYLNAKATDPVSSFGGIVGLNRPVDNETARAISEVFTEAIIAPGYDAEALETLNAKKNLRLLEAKDILNPMSKEYDIKQVQGGLLLQDQDFFNINDINFKVVTKRQPTEDEWAALKFGWRVCKWVKSNAIVYGTKDRTIGIGAGQMSRVDSSKIAVEKARRMGLSVKGTSMASDAFFPFRDGIDAAAKAGARSVIQPGGSIRDEEVIQAADEHDMAMVFTGVRHFRH
- a CDS encoding rod shape-determining protein, whose protein sequence is MDEGKESFWNKFFVNDIAIDLGTANTLVYVKGRGILINEPSIVAIRRGDQEILAYGSEAKTMMGRTPGDLVTVRPLKDGVIADFDLAEKMIRHFIKKVQTNRFLRPRIAICIPSGITEVERRAVRDSAEHAGGREIYLIQEPMAAALGVNLPIEEPIGNMVVDIGGGTTEIAVISLSGIVTDISIRIGGDEMDEAIIQYFKKEYNLLIGENTAEAIKITMGSAAPYKTEDVKRIKGRDLVDGIPKTVKVYAKEIQGALSESVGYIVDAIKLCLERTPPELASDILDRGIVLTGGGALLTGLDERLRIDTELPIIIADDPLTCVVLGTGKIFDNLNEYQKILSNSKKY
- the mreC gene encoding rod shape-determining protein MreC, producing the protein MRHFSEWFIARRDYLTLITAVLVSIILMFSNEGRLTETVRVWTLAGFGVTLEKFSVLQELNNIHEENQWLRRRSAELMLENSSLKEAQLENQRLRQLLDFKFESQLDLIAAKVIGKKESGFLNSVVLDAGKAEEIKKNMAVVTAQGLVGKVLQVGKNHSTAELLLDRNFRVSAMVQRSRVNGIIKWIEGEKVVLSEVPKRSDVKVDDLVITSGLSFIFPGGLKVGKVIDVEREKKGMFMVITVKPAVDFTKLEEVFVIRNREFSTQAQ
- the mreD gene encoding rod shape-determining protein MreD, whose translation is MTFIFYIAFFILCIILQITIIPLFSIKGISPDLILILVISVSIQRGKFWGVVAGFSAGLVFDAFGTAFVGLSSFVNSISAFVAGFLLGEQLEQRFGVIVGLILVSLLIHDFLYYTILSIGISIGFWATLFKHVVPQSFYTLIFMVIIHMVLPKGLWAPVKKY
- the mrdA gene encoding penicillin-binding protein 2 codes for the protein MYQDLSNLKRFYILFTLVLFAILIVRTGQLQLYQWDKYFRESEKNRIRDIIIEPLRGLIFDRNGEILVDNRPNYSVSVVPYEFLKADSAIILLSEILNQRPDALKKKINEDKRGNFSPVKINRQIDFKVLSAIEERRLDLPGVFYNTESRRYYPGGIKAPHLFGYLGEITSAELKKFKNANYKQGDSIGKNGIELQDEEYLRGTPGVKYIEVDVLGREVRNLTGLGGQSSDPGRNLFLTIDVAIQKYLEDVMADRKGAAVVLDPRNGEVLALMSKPDYDPEIFSNPLTPETWNQLVNHENKPLYNRASQSLFPPGSTYKLVLAAAGLETGDINLEENILCTGAHRLGNRLFHCWKKTGHGEVNFMAAVEQSCNVYFWEKSRDIGLEKWSEFSRNFQFGRPTKIDLPNESAGLVPTKEYFDRKYGEKKWTRGLVLNLVVGQGDLLTTPLQMAQFAMILGNEGVLFRPHLIKKNQDPLTGEVVFTKVDSIQIRGTSKKTYRTIKQGMNLVVNGVKGTAKSARIRGVTVCGKTGTAQNPHGNSHAWFIGFAPMDKPKIALCIMVENGGSGGAVAAPIAGGVLSIYFKK